The sequence TTCAAAGATCATGCCTACTGGTATCGTGAAGATGGACGCATGCTGACCATTCTGCTAAAGGTGGGCACCATCCGGCCGACAAATCATGAACACCGACTCTGGAAAATACAGTCTTAAAAAAGATCCACTCTATGAGCAATTTGAATCAATATTACAGCGATAAAAAGAGACCAGCCTCTACCATTTCATATGACATGGAACGTGATGAATTATTAAATTGACAAGACGGAAGCATGACCGATGGAGGGACGGTGACGCATTGGATGAGGATCAGCCCAAAATCTTGAGGCCTCCCTTGGTTTTCCCAGACTTCTTCACGCCGTCTTGCTTCACCTTGGCTCCCGATCCTCGTGCGACGCCAGCACCACCAGAACCACCACCGTGATTCTTTCGCTGGTTCTTGTTCACCGAAACCGGTTTGACCTCTGTATTGGCACGGCGCAGCAGGATGGGGTGAGATCCAATGTATTTGCCCTGCATCTCACGCGCTGCCTTGAAGtaatcatctccatcgctGAAGCTGATGAAGCCATAGCCCTTGCTTTTCTGCGTTCGTTTCTCACGAATGACACGGGCTTTTTGGACGGATGAGTAGCGGGCAAATGCCTTCAGCAACGAATCGTCAGTCACCTCGCCAGCGAGATTACCAACAAACAGCCGGAAGTGGGCTGGGTCCCATTCCAACAAGGTTGGGTCGGTCCACTGCTGGCCACCCCCCGACCGGGTGACAGTGACCTGCGGTTCTGCCTGTGGTGTGGGTATCGGGATTGGGGTGCTGGCAACAGACGGAGTGCCGGCATTTGGACCCTGCGGCTTGGCCGCTTCATCGGCAGGGTTGACATATGCCGCTTTGCCATTGCGCAATCTGAGCTTCGGTCTCCGCGTCTATCCCAGACGATTGGCTTTGCCGGGTACCATGAGCGCCATGGGGCGGGGGTTGATTGTGATTGGGCGTGGGTCCAAAGGGATTCTGAATCTGCGGCACGCTGGGGGCATAGTACTGAGGCCCGCTTTGGTAGGATTGAGGTTGCGACTGATACGTCTGAGGCGCCTGGTAGGTCTGTACGTGTGGCTGGGGTGGCTGATAGTAAGCACCGTAGCCGGTTGCAGGGGACGCGTAGGGAGCAGTCGAGACAGGCGGCGTTGCGACGGCCGGGCTTTGAGTGCGATATGGCTGTGTCTGCGACTGGGTAGAAGCTACGGCGCGTGGCTGAAAGGCCGTGAATGCGCTGTAGCCTGCTGGTTTAGAACCATTGCTAGAAGGTGGAGGACGGGGTGGAAGTGAGGCGGGTGTCTGGTTGAGACCTGGAGGTGGCGGATaggacatgatgaatgagTCGTCCCCAAGTGGAAGTTGAGCTAGTGTGCAGTGCAGTAGCTGCAACGTACCTTAGCTTCGAGCCTGCGAGGAAAGACACCGATGGAATCACTAGTCGGTCTCTCTGTTCTCACTAGGTGTGGTCGCGGAAAGACAAGAGCAAGTCGTAGTATCGATGATCAGAAAGCTTCAATGAAGATGTTCAGTGTAGAATCTTCGGGAGTTCTTCTACGGCAGAATAAGGTTATGTTCTGACCGCCTTTGGAAAGAGCCTATGAGAATACACTTTGTCAAGCCAATTCTTGCTGCAAGCCAACACAGCCACAGTTGCTCAGAGTATTCGATTCGAGGACCTGCATCATTGTTTTGTTGTGCTGAATCTCCTCAAAATAGGGAAAATCTCATCCTTCACAATGAAAATCTCCTATGCCGTGATGGTCGACGATTTTCCAGCTTTGGAAAGCTCCCAGTTGTTTGCGAACTTGAATTTCAATGTGGGAACTGGTCCTCCAGTTTCGTGCAAAATACATATCTACAGTCCTGAATGATCGACGCCAGTGGCATTGTTAGTCAAGGCATGGCCTATAATTTGGAACCGAGTATCTTATGTCTATATCCACAGTCTCCTAGCAAGGCTCCCTTCGGAGTGACCCATTTAATGTGACCGCCCGGAAGGTGATCACGGATTGGATCTGGACACAGCCGATGGAATTCGAGAATCTGAGATATATTTCCATTGACGCCCACGCTGGCACGCATTGATGGGGAGTCCTATCGAAGCCCCCACCTAGGACTCCGCCTATTCACCCGATGCCTACTGATGCCTAGTATAAACTGTAAAAACATTGATTCGCAGGTCCTTAGGTTGAGACCTGTTGATTGTCCCTTAGTCGAGCCCTAGTGGAGGTTCCAGGTACAATCTACGCCGGGGACGTGTATATCTCCAAGTCCTGAACCGTTTGACGGATGTAACTCCTCGCCAGGAAGTGACTCCGCTCACTTAATGTCGACCCCCACGGACTGGATCAGTGAAACTTATTTCATGTCCCGCTGGAAGTTGATCACCGCGACGCCGAGATCCATGGATAGACTTTGTTCAGCAATTGGCGTGTCGCACGCTTTCCTGTGATCTGCCACCAAAGCCCCTTTGAGACCCAGGGAAAATTGATCATCCATCGTCGGCGAATGGCGCTCTACCATCGGTAATAGCCTGTATCCCTCTGATTTGATTGCAGTGACCATCAATCGTCCTCGGTACACCCCAGCTATGAGATCTTTCGCCCTCGATCGTCCGAGGGTGTTCTTCCCGACGGCTAATATCGTGAACAATATTCCGGTGCGACACTGTAGCCGTCTCGCACGCCAACGTCGGATGTGGACTGGAAATTGAACCCCCACTCTAGTCCGCATTTGGCGTAGTGTGCCCGAAGCCGGTTGTTGGTGGGCGGTCGGCAGCGTCTGGAAGTTTTCCCGTGGATTTCATCGCCAGAACAGTTCACCGATGCGCGGATGAATAATCAGTGGGCGTTGCATGCCCAGTCTGGGAAGTCACCCTGGATCTCAGAGTAGAATCGGTATGAAAGGGCCAGGCCGTCAGACGGGGGTGGTGGACGACTGAGCAAACAACCCTGCTGGATGCAATTGATCGTGGTCCCCGACTGGAGAGTTGAGGCCATGACCAATCTCTAATTCAGGCTGAGCTAATCTCTGACTCAAGAGAGCTTGACTCGGGAGCACCGCGCATCTACATCTATACCGTTGAGAGGCTCATTGGTATTGTCTTTTTCACTCTCCTTTCCGGCGTGGTTGAGGACCAATCAAGGCCGCAGCGCGTGCGGGCggaagagatgatgagatcaCTGCCCCTCCATACCCCTCCGTGCCCCGCGGTAATTTACCTGCGAGAGCGGTACAATCGGTGTACTCTCGTACAAGACCGTTGCTCGCAAGGTCGATTCTCTCGACGGGTGCCCAGTCGACAGCGTACCACTCAGATCCAAAAAAGGTACACCTCGTCAGGACGAGATCGACCGGGATTTGTTGACGCATAGTTGGGGACGTGACAGTCCGAACTCTGTTCGCATACCAATCTCCAGAACCTACGCAAACAGCCAATTGAATCAGGACGGGATCGTGGCCTGTGGCTCTATCCTCTTCGAGCGAGAGCCGAGTGGGAGGAGACCCTCTTCAACTCTTCACCGGAGGACTCTCCTCCTGTAAGAACAATAGCCGCCCCGGTAACCATGTATACTCAAGCAAACCTCTTAGAGAATGGCCTTGGGAGGAGCATCCCGGGCTGCACTTCTGCCGTTGATTTGTGGTCCCAAAGTTCACCGACATAAGCGCTTTCATTTCACCGTGCAAGCCCCGAGGTGCTCGACCAGAACGTCCGCATTATCCGAGCATCAACGGCCGATAATGTCGCCGTTCTCCATCAAGTCACGCCAGCAAAGTAGAGTCCTTACCGGCATCTTTTACAAGGAGCAACGAGATAAAATCCAGATCGAAAAGAAGACCACTAGCGTCTGGGCTCGCTGCTTTCAGGGCTTCATGGGTCAAGCTCAATATCAGCCTACCAGATACCGATACCGAGTCAGGGACCTACATTGTCCCTGAACAACTCGGACGCAACAGTCCAATACTAACAATAAGTGATCGAGTGCTCAATGCCAATGCCAATGCCAATAATAAACACTAAACACTCAAGCATCAACGATAGAAGACTACCACTGTAGGAGTATCGTACAGTGGAGCGTACTACAGTACTGGACTGATCCGCCCACGCACCCCCGCCGGCATGTCCCACAGCCCACTTGATGACGGAAGAGTTGCTCCGTCAGCCGGCTAACTGGGTGTCATGATTATTAttctttcccctccgccctcctttcctcctcactccttcatctcctctcGCCATCCCACCTCTGTAGATACCCTACAACAATCtactttctctctccatcttcaatcACACACATACACCATGGCTGACCAGGCTGTGTAAGTCTCTCTCCCCTGCCacatcttccccctcctgTGCATGGCGCACCAGCATGGATACCCCGCCGTCACTATCCCGACGATCATCACCACATTCTTGCCCCCTCTCTTGGTGCACTGTCCTGGACCCTTGAGCTTCCAGGCGACTCGAAAGAGAACATTGGACCTTCTGCTTCTGCGTGAGAGCTCAAGTGAGCAAATTGTTCTAATGGGCAATCTATGCGCTGCTTCCGGCCGGGTTCACCGGAGGACGGTTCTGGAGACTTTGGCCTCCTGAGCTTTGCGAGATGAAGCAAAATGATAACCCCTCTCGCCCTCTCTGCGTGTCTCAATTtgtcatttcttttcttttccggCTGTTGACGCTAGAACCTTGTCACTGACTGTAGTGCCCGTCTCGCCGGCATTAATGTCGGCGCACCGGCGCACCCTGCTCCTAGTGCTGATTTCGGCCTCATCGGTCTGGCCGTTATGGGCCAGAACCTGATCCTCAACGCTGCCGATCACGGTTTCACTGTTTGCGCCTACAACCGCACAACCTCCAAGGTCGACCGCTTCCTCGACAACGAGGCCAAGGGTAAGCAATCTCCATTCCGGGCAACGGCCCTTTTTGACTTGGTGTCTGCTCTGCGCGGGTTGGCTGAATTGTTCCATTTGCAGGCAAGTCCATCGTCGGTGCTCACTCCGTTGAGGAGTTCTGCTCCAAGCTGAAGCGTCCTCGTCGCATTATGCTTCTTGTCATGGCCGGCAAGCCCGTCGATGACTTCATCGagtctcttctcccccaccTGGAGAAGGGCGACATCATCATTGACGGTGGTAACTCTCACTTCCCCGACAGCAACCGCCGCACCAAGTACCTCCAGGAGAAGGGCATCAACTTCGTCGGCAGCGGTGTCTCTGGTGGTGAGGAGGGTGCCCGCTACGGCCCCTCCCTCATGCCCGGTGGTAACGAGGCCGCCTGGCCCCACATTAAGGACATCTTCCAGAGCATCGCCGCCAAGAGCGACGGTGAGGCCTGCTGTGACTGGGTCGGTGACGAGGGTGCTGGCCACTACGTCAAGATGGTTCACAACGGTATTGAGTACGGTGACATGCAGCTGATTTGCGAGGTGAGTCTCCCTGACGTTGTCGAATGGATCAGTCTCCAGTCGTCCCCGTCAAGATTGGCGACGGACGTCATTGTCGTCGACATTCAAAACTAATCACTCAATCTCAGGCCTACGACATTCTCAAGCGCGGTCTTGGATTGTCCTGCAAGGAGATCGGCGACGTTTTCGCCAAGTGGAACACTGGTGTTCTGGACTCCTTCCTTATTGAGATCACCCGCGATGTTCTCTACTACAACGACAACGATGGCACTCCCCTCGTCGAGAAGATCCTCGACAAGGCCGGCCAGAAGGGTACCGGCAAGTGGACCGCTATCAACGCTCTCGACCTCGGCATGCCCGTCACCCTCATCGGCGAGGCTGTCTTCGCCCGCTGCCTGTCTGCCCTCAAGGACGAGCGTGGCCGTGCCGCTACCATCCTGAGCGGCCCTACCCCCGAATTCACCGGCGACAAGGCCGCTTTCATCGACGACCTGGAGCAGGCTCTGTATGCCTCCAAGATCATCTCCTACGCCCAGGGCTTCATGCTCATCCAGAACGCCGCCAAGGAGTACGGCTGGAAGCTGAACAAGCCCTCCATTGCCCTGATGTGGCGTGGTGGCTGCATCATCCGCTCCGTCTTCCTCAAGGACATCACTAACGCCTACCGCAACAACCCCGACCTCGAGAACTTGCTGTTCGACGACTTCTTCACCAAGGCTATCCACAAGGCCCAGTCTGGCTGGCGTAACGTCGTGAGCAAGTCTGCTCTGTGGGGTATTCCTCTGCCCGCCTTCACCACTGCCCTCAGCTTCTACGACGGGTACCGCACCAAGGACCTCCCCGCCAACCTGCTGCAGGCTCAGCGCGACTACTTCGGTGCCCACACCTTCCGCATCAAGCCCGAGTTCGCCAGCGAGAACTTCCCCGAGGGCAAGGACATTCACGTCAACTGGACTGGCCGCGGTGGTGATGTCTCCGCCTCCACCTACATCGCATAAGCGGTGGGTTGGAACGATATGGAATAAAATTTTGGGTTCAAATGTATTTAGATGCCACTATGAATGGAACGTAACGAATTTTTGTAATTACATCGATTCTGTCTTTGTCTCTTATCTTGGTTTTGACGGTCGATCTTTTGGGAGCTTTCTCGTAGCAGAGGCAGACTTTACCTCGTCGCTCTGACTCTGGTCCACCGGCGCATCTCGACTCCAGCCGAGAGGGACACAATTGGAACTAAACCCGATTTGGTCACGGCCGAGCAACGTTGCTCCTGCCATCTTATCGCATCacctcccctctctttcaTCCAACAAGTCCCGGGGAAAGGcactctctccttccttttcctttttttttcttttcttttggttcttctcctcccatcgCTCATTCCGTCTGGTCTTGTGCAATCCTTGTTACCTTCCCGATCATTCAgcgcgagagaagagagaagtgGGGACCGCCGCCCATTGACGCTCCAGGCGCAGCTACTAGTCCGTGGAACACCGAAGTCATCCAGCAGTGAGCACGACCTGAGCCGTCTCCAGAAACCCCACCGGCGATTGAGTGTGATCGGCAACGTCCAAATGAGCGAGGGGCTTTCATCTCATCTTTGATAAGCTCTTTCCCCATTCGATTCCATCTGGATCCGTGAGATCAACTCGTGTATCACCTGTTGACGTGTGCACCACACCGCCCAAGGCCCTCATCAAGCGCCGCATGGCGGAGAATAAGCGCCAGAACCCTGGAGCGAAGGGGAATCAGAATCCCGGCAGTGCCTCCACTGCAGGCGGCACGACGGCGAATATGGTTCCTCTAGAGGCCGCTTTGAGCGGCGCAATCGGTGCACGGTAAGCACTGCGTGCCTTGGTCGTACACTCCGTTGATTCCTTTGATGGACAGCCGACGAGAGACTAACCCGCCTTGTCTGCGCTCTTCCTAGTGTTCGTATTACAACGGCTGCCCCAAATGCTTCCACATTCGAAGGCATCCTGTTCACCGCATGCCCTATCACCAACCTCGTCGCCATCAACACCTTCCCCGCCTCGGCCGCTGCGGACTCGAAGCAAGCCTCCAATGGAGACTATCACGTCATTCCCATCTCTCGCATCCAAAACTTCCAGTTGCTCGCAGCCCCCTCAAACTCCTCCGATGGAACTTCCTTTACGGATGCGATACCCTCGATCCAGGCGCTCGACATTCGTGCCCTGAAGACCCGCGAGGCCAAGGCGATCGGCGAGGCGATGGACCGTGAAGCCCGTCGTGGAAAGGGCGTCACCCGCGAAGCTCAGGATATTTTTGATGCTTTTAGCCGCACCATGCCTGCCCATTGGAATGGTCCCCGAATTGTGGTGGCCGATTCCGTCAGCATTGCTCCGCCGTATCGAGTCGAGGATTGTCGGCCGCTTGTCGCAGGCAACGACGCCGCGTTGACTCGGGTACGGAAAGTGGTAAGTCAAGCCCTTGCAACCTGCCAGATTGAAGTtgaaaacaaacaaacaatCAATCCCTGCGCAAGTTCACTGACTGGGGTCTCGAACAGCTGGAGAtggagcgcaagaagatcgagtTTCGCAACGCTAGCGCAACAATCGGTTCGACCAGCACCTTCACCCGTAATGAGCGCAAAGGGGGTTAAAAGTTGAAATCCTTGAAACTGACTTCAAGCTCTATTCATGTGTTTTTGAGCATCATGCTTGATATGTTGtcaagcaaaaagaaaagaaaaaaaatgacatcATGAACGGTGCTGGGAAATGATGAATCAATTCCAATGTCTTCCTAAATATCTCGAGGTGAGGGAATTCTGAGAACGCATAGGGTTCGGCATGGAGCATGAGAGGCGAGCTGCTGCGGTCCGAAAGGGCAATCTGATGTCCGGTTTTGTAGGTTGGAAATGCAAGTTTTTAAACAGATCTGCGCATTAGCCTGACTTCACTAAATTGAAGATAATTTAATCAACCCAGCCTAGAGGAGGTAGGTGGTGATCGGGGCTGACGACGACACCAAGGTCGCTGGGTGAGTCTTTGTTCGTTacctggagaaaatggataGGTAGTCCAGGTTTCAAAGTAGATTTTTATTGAAAAGTCTGCAACCGGAGGTTCCAGACGTCCGAGAAATCCCCAACTTCAGCTGCAGCATAGTTCTCATGGTCTTGTGCAATTGTTCACTGTTTTCCAAAAGTTCTCTCCGAGGGGGTTTGTGCCTGCTTGATCTCGCAGATGGGCCCCTGGACGGGACGTGTATTCAACCTAATCCATCATGGAGTAGGTTCCAAAATTGAGGAACGAGGTCCACGCCGCTTGTGTTTTGTCGAAGAAGGTCTATATAGACACTGCCGGGTACTTGGGAGTGATCAACCTCCAATCCAGGTATAGATTCTAAATTTTGCCGCATCTACAACGAGTGGAGCTGGACCGATTTGACCAGTACCAGTGACAAAGCCTAGTGAGCATATACGGAAAAAGATAAAGAACAACATGAATTGCCGAAATTGTTTCCAAGACCAGCATCAACGCCGTATTGAAATAAAAAGTCCAATCACCACAGGATACAAACGCAACGCGCTCGCTATACGTCAGGAAATACCTCCACCAAAAACAAAGGgcaaaggggaaaggggaaaaaacacTTCCAAAATTCGCTTCCTCCACTCATTCACAGAGTTAAAGAGgagggaaaatggaaaacGAGAGAATCCTCAATGCAAGGGTACATGAACCTCGACATTTCAGCCAGAGACGGGTTTACCATAAACAAGGTCACAGACCGTCCCGACAAACCCTTCTAGTCCGGACATCGGGTTAACTCCAGTGGTACTTCCCGAGCCACTGCCGGCATTGACATTGCTGTCAGCaagggaaggagaagaaggaagaggcgCCATCACCCCTGCCGAGGCCGTCATCGACATGCCCGGCATCACGAGGACTTGTAAACCGAGCTCGATCCATTCCACGGATGTGACAAGGCCAAAGGTGATTTTGACGTCCTCGGTGATTCCGGAGGCTCCTGGTGCGTTGCCCGATATGCCGGACGAGACCATCTTACTGATATCGTTAGCGGATGGACGGCGTCGGATTGATCCATCTGCACGACTGGCGCGATTGGCATTTCCACTCTTTTCTTTCGATGGcgacggcgaggaagatttgTCGTCGCCGTCGAAGCTGAAGAATTCTAGCTCGGTGGGAGATGGAGACCTAGAATCGTCATGGGGGTCTTCTTGGAGGTCGTCACCGGCACCTGCGAGGGCCATGCAGACAACCCGCACCGTGGTACGTACATTGGCTATGTAAGCGATGGCGTTTCCGCCGAGAAGCAAAGGAGGCGAATTGGGGGCTGAAAATTCAGCAGCCGAGAAAGTCGCTGTGAAGCCAGTGTGAAAGACTAGGGGCAGAATCGGCGACAGGGGCGACGGAAGCGTCTGACTCGGATACAGTGATGGATGCAGGTCTGCAAGTACCATGCCTTTTCTAATTCTGCTCAACTGAGGCAGCTTCCCGTCTTCCGTTGAGGCAAGCAGCTCGATTCCGATGGTGCCGACTTGATCCTCTTTCAGGCGGCGCACCGGCAAGCGGAGATTCCTAACACTGACGACCCGGATGCGTTGCCATTTGACCTGCGTCAAGCCATCCTTGCTCGAAAGCATCCCATGGGAGAGGGAGGCGGGGAACTGAGCAGAGACACCGGGACCACTGCTGCGAGAAAGAAGATTCAAGGGGGCA comes from Penicillium oxalicum strain HP7-1 chromosome I, whole genome shotgun sequence and encodes:
- a CDS encoding 6-phosphogluconate dehydrogenase, decarboxylating 1; protein product: MADQAVARLAGINVGAPAHPAPSADFGLIGLAVMGQNLILNAADHGFTVCAYNRTTSKVDRFLDNEAKGKSIVGAHSVEEFCSKLKRPRRIMLLVMAGKPVDDFIESLLPHLEKGDIIIDGGNSHFPDSNRRTKYLQEKGINFVGSGVSGGEEGARYGPSLMPGGNEAAWPHIKDIFQSIAAKSDGEACCDWVGDEGAGHYVKMVHNGIEYGDMQLICEAYDILKRGLGLSCKEIGDVFAKWNTGVLDSFLIEITRDVLYYNDNDGTPLVEKILDKAGQKGTGKWTAINALDLGMPVTLIGEAVFARCLSALKDERGRAATILSGPTPEFTGDKAAFIDDLEQALYASKIISYAQGFMLIQNAAKEYGWKLNKPSIALMWRGGCIIRSVFLKDITNAYRNNPDLENLLFDDFFTKAIHKAQSGWRNVVSKSALWGIPLPAFTTALSFYDGYRTKDLPANLLQAQRDYFGAHTFRIKPEFASENFPEGKDIHVNWTGRGGDVSASTYIA